The Cloacibacterium sp. TD35 region GGTAAAAATTTCTTGTAGATTCTAAAAAGAAAGTGAATTTATATTTCCCGCAGATTGCGCTGATTTTTTAACACAGAGAGCACAGAGTTTTTTCACAGAGAACACAAAGATTGGATTTTATGTTTATCGTTCCGTAGGAATCTAAAAGAATTTATGATTATTTCAAGTATTTTAAGTTTTGGCTAAAGCCAAATTGCGTTGTTAATTAAAAAGTCGGGATTTCTTCGTCTCCGCTCAGAACCTGCGACTCTATTGAATAAAAAATTTCAATCATTATCTTCAAGTTGGAAAATTTCTTCAACATTCTTTTTAAAATATTTTGAAATTTTCAAAGCTAAAACAGTAGATGGAACATACTTTCCTGCTTCTAAAGCGTTAACAGTTTGTCTAGAAACCCCAATTCTTTTTGCTAATTCTTCTTGCGTTATATTTAAAATTGCTCTTTGAACTTTTATGTTATTTTTCATTTTCTCGAAAGTAAATAATTGAACTTAAACACATAAAGAACCAATGGTAAATACATTGATAAAATCATCACATTAAAAAAAGCCATTCCATAAATAGTTAAAAATAGAATTAAGACAATTAAATAGCTTATCATTAGACTCCAAAATACGGATTTTAAACGAAGAAAATTTATATATTCATCTTCATTCTTTTCATTGGAAAAACCTACAAGTAATCCACCAATAATAATTAATAAACCCGTAAGATTAGTCACCCAATCAACTTTAGTAATTTGAAAGAAACCGCTTTCCGAAAACAATCCAGAATTAAAAAAAACTGGTAAATGAATTTTAAAAACTTCAAAATTGATTTCAAAAATAATCATTATTAATCCCCATATTAATGACGGAATAAAAATTAGCCAACCTACTTTTTTACACCTGTTTGGCAAAAGTTTTAAATTTTTCATATTATATTTTTTTACACTTACGAATGTAAAAATTATTTTACATTTAGACAAATATTTTTTACATAAATCTTATAATTAGACTGATATATCAGTTTTAATTTTCTGACAAAAAAAAACCGCAGAAATTTCTGCGGTTTGTATATTGTAAATCAAAAATCTTCAATTGTCAATTGAATTACGCTTCGCAAGAACTACAAGTAACAAAATTCACCATCAGTTCTTTAGAAACAGATTGTGAACGCTGGTAGTATAAGGTTTTTACCCCTAGTTTCCAAGCTTCAATCATTAGATTGTTGACATCTTTAATCGCCAATGAAGCTGGGATATTCAGGTTCAATGATTGCGCTTGGTCGATGTACTGTTGGCGTTGTCCTGCTTGTGTAATGATTTCCATTGGGGAAATTTCCTTAAAGGTTTTGAACACGTCTTTTTCTGTTTGGGTTAACTGTGTCATGTGTTGTACAGAACCGTGATTCAACATGATTTCTCTCCAAACATCTTCATTGTCTAAGCCTTTTTCTTCTAGCAATTTTGCTAAATATTTGTTCTTTCTCATGAAATTTCCTTTTGCCAAACCTGCTTTGTAGTAATTCGATGCAAAAGGTTCAATTCCTGGGGAAGTTTGCCCTAAAATTGCTGATGAAGAAGTGGTAGGTGCGATTGCCATCGTAGTAGTATTGCGCATTCCGTAGCCTTTCAACATTTCTGGTTCGCCATAAATATTCGCCAATTCTTTTGATGCTTGAATAGATTGCTCTTGAATTTGTTTGAACGCTCTAGCGTTGAACATTTTCGCTTCCATGCTTTCAAAAGGAATCATGTTTTTTTGCAAATAAGAGTGGTATCCTAGAACGCCCAAACCTAATGCTCTATGTCTCAAAGCAAATTTACGCGCAGAAGACAGGTAATAGTTTCCTTCGGTTTTTTCTATAAATTCTGACAATACTGCATCCAAGAAATAGATGGCTAATTTCACTGCATTGGTATCTTTCCATTCGTCATACAATTCTAAGTTCATGGAAGAAAGACAGCAAATAAAACTTTCGTCTGCTGTAGAAGGCAACATGATTTCTGAACACAAGTTACTCGCATTGATTACTGCTCCAGAATCTTTGTAAACTTGAGGTTTATTACGGTTGACATTATCCGTAAAGAAAATATAAGGAAGTCCTTTTTTCTGACGAGATTCTAACACTTTTGCCCAAACTTTACGTTTCTCCATGTCTCCATCAATCATATCTTGCATCCAATAATCTGGAACGCAAACTCCCATAAACAAGTTCTGAATGGGGCTACCAATTTCTTTGATGTTTAAGAATTCTTCAATATCTCCGTGGTCAATATCTAAATATGCAGCAAAAGCTCCTCTTCTTACGCCTCCTTGAGAAACCACATCCATCGCAGTATCAAATAATTTCATGAAAGAAACCGCTCCTGAAGATTTACCATTATCGGTCACGGCTGTTCCTCTATGACGCAGTTCACCAAAATAACCAGAAGTTCCTCCTCCGATTTTGGTTTGCATAATTACTTCTCCTAATTTATGGGTAATGCCTTCGATATGGTCTGGAACGTGAACATTAAAACAAGAAATAGGCAAACCTCTTTGAGTTCCCATGTTTGCCCAAACTGGAGACGAAAAAGAAATCCAACCTTTGGTAATCATTTCCTTAAACGCAGGAATGAGTTCTGGTTTGTACAAGCGTTTTGCTGCCGCTGTAGTAATTCTGTCAATAGCTCCTTCTACGGTTTCTCCTTTTAGAAGATACCCTCTGTTCAGCATCTGTTCCGACTCTTCATTAAGCCACCAAATATCTAATTTTTCTTCCATATCGTTTAATTTTTTTTCACAAAAAATGAATTCTAAATCTGCATTTAAAATTCAAGATTATTATTTATAGCAGAAAGTTTTCTGCGAGTTTTAATTTTTTATAAAATTATTGACGCTCGCCGTGCTCTTTGTCTAATTTTCATAAAAAAGCAATAGCGAATATGAGTTGTGCGTCAAATAAAGGGCTTATCTTTTAGAACAAATCGTTAGCAGTGATGCTCTTATCGTGCTTAGTGTAATCTACTGGTCTTTTGGCAAAAAAGTCATCTAATGAATTGGCGAAAACTTCTTCTTCGAACCACGTCATCGGTCTGTATTGTTCAGGTGTTACGTTGTAACGAGTTTTCATACCAATTTTTTTCAAAGAATCATCTACTCTGTATTTCATAAAGTTGAGCAAGTCTTCTTTTGAGAACATATCTAGCTCTCCTGCTTCAAAAATCCAATCTAGAATTTTCGCTTCCAGTTCTACAGAACGGTCTACTAAACCATAAATATCTTCGATATCTGCATCTGTCAATAATTCTGGTTGTTCTTCGCGGATTTTATTAATTAAATAGATTCCAGCATTGGCGTGAATTTGCTCATCTACAGAAGTCCATGCGATGATGTTTGATACATTTTTCATGTAACCTTTGAATCTTGTAAAAGATAAAATGGTCGCAAACTGACTGAACAAAGAAACGTTTTCTATTAAAATAGAGAATAATAACAGTGAAGAAACGTACTCTTTATGATTGGTAGATTTCGCATTGGCTAAAACCGTATTCAAATAATCTATTCTCTCTCTGATGGCAGGTATTTCTATCACATTATTGAATTCATCATTATATCCTAACACTTCCAACAATCTAGAATAAGCCTCACTGTGACGGAATTCACATTCTGCAAAAGTAGCACCTAAACCATTCAATTCTGGTTTCGGCATGTGGTTGTACAGATTTCCCCAGAAGGTTTTTACAGAAACTTCAATTTGTGCAATAGCTAAAAGGGCATGCTTTACAGCATTTTGTTCGTACGGCTGAAGATTAGAATGGAAATCTTGTACATCTGCTGTAAAATCTATTTCTGAGTGTACCCAAAAAGATTTATTAATAGCATCAACAAATTGTAGTACTTCTGGATATTCAAAAGGTTTATAACTGATACGTTTGTCAAAAATTCCCATAGATTGTTGCGTTTTTTGGTTAATTATTTGAATGAGTTTGATTACAAAAATAGAAATTGAAGTTATAAATCAAAAATGAAAACGGCTCATTCATGTTAATTTTTTGGTTTTTAGTGGCAAAAGTTTTCCACAATCACATAGAGGTTTGATGAATAAAGCATTTTCGTACTCTTGGTACATAATTAAAGCTTTTCAAGCTATTTTTAATTAAACATATCATAAAAAATATAGTATTAATAATTAATTACAGTTAAACAAATCTTTTTAAAAATTTAGCATTTATTTTGTTGTAACAAGTTCTTAAAATTTTCTACTTATTGCAAAAAAGCCCATGCTAGTCATCAAGGATTTACATAAGTCTTACGATATCGGTCATAATAAGTTGCACGTATTGAAAGGAATTAACCTAGAAATCGGCGAAGGAGAATTCGTTTCGATTATGGGAAGTTCTGGCTCTGGAAAATCTACTTTACTCAATATCATTGGTATTTTAGATGAAAAAGACAGCGGAACTTATGAGCTAGATGGTATTCCTATTGAACATCTCACCGAAACTAAAGCGGCAGAATACAGAAGTAAATTCTTAGGATTTGTTTTTCAATCGTTTAATTTAATTGGTTATAAAACTGCATTAGAAAATGTAGCACTCCCGCTGTATTATCAAAATGTACCTAGAAAAGAGCGAAACCAACGCGCGATGGAATATTTAGAAAAAGTAGGTTTAACGCAATGGGCGAATCACTTGCCTAATGAACTTTCGGGGGGACAAAAACAGCGTGTAGCTATTGCAAGAGCTTTAATTACCAATCCTAAAGTGATTTTGGCAGATGAGCCAACAGGAGCACTCGATTCTCAGACCACTCATGATATTATGAAACTTCTTCAAGATATTAATAACGAAGGAAAAACCATCATCGTAGTTACCCACGAACCAGATGTAGCGGCTCAAACCAAGAGAAATGTACATTTGAAAGACGGTATCATTGAAACGGATGAGTATATACAGCAGGTGGTTTTGTAAGGTGGTGATAAGGTGATGAAGTTATGAGGTTATGAGGTTATGAGATTATGAGGAGGAAAAAATACAGTAAGTGAATGGTAAATTTTTTCAACAAAGTTGAAAAATGAATGGTAAATTTTAAAAAAAATTGACAATTGACTGCAAAGCAAATTGACTTTGCAAAGCAATAAATTAAAAAAATAATATGTTTGATATAGACCGTTGGCAAGAAATTTTCAGTTCTATTCGCAGTAATGTATTGCGAACAGTGCTCTCTGGATTTACCGTAGCGCTGGGTTTATATATTTTTATTGTTCTCTTCGGTATTGGAAAAGGATTGCAAAATGCCTTCCAAGAAGGATTTACCAGAGATGCACAGAATCTTATTTCCATTTTTACTGGAAAAACCACCATTGCTTATGAAGGCTTACAAGCTGACAGACAAGTAACCCTCAATAATAGTGACTATAATGCTATTGTAGATGCGCATCCTGAAAAAGTGCAGTATTCTACTCCACGATATTCTACCAATCTTAATGTAAAATATGGAAAAGAAAGTGGTTTCTACCAAATCAGCGGAGCCAATGATGAAGAGGTAAAAATAGAGAACCGACAATTACTCAACGGAAGATTTATCTCTCCAAAAGATATTGACGAAAAACAAAATGTAGCAGTTATCGGTAGAATGGTGCAGCGTGACCTCATCAAAAATGGTGATCCCGTAGGTAAAGAACTCGAGATTAACGGTAGTGTTTTCAAAGTTATTGGGGTTTTTGCTGATGATGGCGGCGACTGGGACGAACGTATGATTTCTATTCCTATTTCTACGCTTCAGCAGATGAAAAAAGGTTCTGATACAGTAAACAGAGTATTCATTGCTTATGATGAAAACCTAAAACCAGAACAAGCCATCGCTTATAGTGACCAGTTGAAAAAAGAATTAAAGGCCAGAAAAAAAGTTTCTCCAGATGATGAAAATGCGGTAATCGTAAGAAACCGAGCAGAAAGTCTGAAAGACTCCTTCCAGTTTTTATTTGTAATTACCATGATTGTGGGATTCATTGGAATGGGAACTTTATTGGCAGGAATCATTGGTATTAGTAATATCATGGTGTATATCGTGAAAGAAAGAACTCAGGAAATTGGAGTAAGAAAAGCCATCGGTGCTAAACCGAGAAGCATTATCACTTTAATTATTCAAGAAAGTATTGTCATCACCGTAATTTCTGGATTGATAGGCGTTGCATTAGGCGTTTTGACCTTGAAATTAATTGGCAATAGTTTAGAAGAATATTTCATCAAAGACCCAAGTGTTGGTTGGCTATTGATTACCGTAGCATTTATCAGTTTGGTGATGTCTGGATTGCTTGCTGGATTTGTCCCTGCATACAGAGCGAGTAAAATAAAACCGATAGAAGCACTGAGAGCAGAGTAAATTATGAGTCATGAGTTATAAGTTATGAATTTTAATTCTTCAATCTTTTAATTTTTAATTAAATCTAAATGAACATCATATTCAAAAAAGATACGTGGCAAGAAATTTATTATTCACTTAAAAATAATAAACTTCGTACTTTCCTCACCATGATTGGTGTAGGTTGGGGTATGTTTTTGTTTGTTAGTTTATTAGGTGCTGCAAAGGGTATGGAAAACGGTTTTGATAAATTATTTTCTGGATTTGCTACCAATTCTATTTTTATGTGGGCACAGAATACCACCATTCCTTATAACGGTTTCCCAAAAGGCAGACAACTGAGTTTGCACCTTCCAGATATGGATTTATTGGAAAAGAAAATCCCACAAATTGATTACATTTCACCTCAAAATTCCAGAGGAAATTTTGGAAATCCTGGTGAACAAATGAACCGCAACGGAAAATCTACCACGTATACGCTTACTGGGGATTACCCAGCAGGAAATAAAATTTCTGAAAAGAAATTAATCTTTGGAAGATATCTAAATGATGCAGATGTTACTGCCAGCAAAAACGTAGTAGTCATCGGCGAAGAAATTTATAAAAACTTCTTTGATGCCAAGAAAAATGAAAACCCTATTGGGAAATCGATCAATATCAAAGGAATTTTCTTTAACGTCATCGGCGTTTATAAGGTAGCCAAAGCAGGTGGCCCTATGGATAATGACACTACTGCATACATCCCACTTTCTACCTATACTAAAATGTATAATGATGGAGACAAAGTAGGCTTTTTTGCAATAGTGAGTAAACCAGAAGCCAATCTAGAAACCGTAGAAGAGCAAGCTAAACTAGAACTTAAAAAGAAAAACAACGTTTCTCCTGAAGACACCAACGCTTTTGGAAGTTTCAATTTGGGGAAGATGTTCGGGAAAATGTATGGGTTTTTAACAGGAATGCAATTGCTTACCATTATTGTAGGGGCGCTTACCATTTTGGCGGGTGTGATTGCGATTTCTAACATTTTATTGATTACCGTAAAAGAAAGAACCAAAGAAATAGGCATCAGAAGAGCTCTAGGAGCTAAGCCATCTGAAGTTAGAAATCAGATTTTGCTAGAAAGTGTGGTAATTACCTTGACTTCGGGACTATTAGGATTTATTTTTGGAATTTTCCTTTTGATGATCATCAATGCAATGACCCAGAATCAAGATGCCTTCCCATTTTATAATCCTACGGTTAATTATTCACACGTTTTTGCGGCTATGGCTGTAATGACGATTTTAGGACTTCTCATCGGGATGATTCCTGCACAACGAGCAGTGAAAATTAGACCTATAGAAGCGTTGCGTTCTGAATAAGATCATATGGTAATTTAAGAATGTGATAATTTGTTTAAAATAATTTAGAAATTTCGATTTTCGAAATATATAACTGAAAACTTGACTTTAAATTCAATAAGTATATGAAAAACTTAACCTTCAAAAAAGTAGTTTATATTCTCTTAGGTTTGCTTTTTGCAGCCGGACTTCTGATGGGAATAAGTTACCTGATTAAATCTAATTCTAAAGAAAGCGAAGCCTTTTTGACCAGAAAACCCTTCGTACAAAATTTAGATGATAAAGTAATGGCTACTGGTAAAATAGTTCCTAGAGAAGAAGTGGAAATCAAACCGAATATGTCTGGGATTATAGACAAAATCTTGGTAAAAGAAGGCGACCATGTAACTGCGGGAGAACTTATTGCTACCCTTAAAATTGTGCCAAGTGTTCCTCAGGTAAACGCGGCTCAACAAGAAGTGCAAAATGCTAATCTTCAAATTAACAATGCTAAAATTAATTTGGCTAACCAGCAACAGCAGTTTGCTATGCAACAGCGTTTGTACAATCAAGGCGTGATTTCTAAACAAGAATTTCTTACCGCTCAACAGCAACTGCAATCCATGCAAAATCAGTTGAAAAACACTCAACAGCAATTGCAAACCGCTCAGAAAAATTTACAAATCGCCAGAACTGGTGTTGCAGAAGGTTTACAAAGTCTTGCCACTACACAAATCCGTTCTAAAGCAACTGGAACTGTGCTAGAAGTTCCTGTAAAAATAGGATACCAAGTAATTGAAGCCAACCAGTTTAACGCTGGAACCACTATCTGTAGTGTAGCAGACCTTAACTCTCTTATTTTTGAAGGGAAAATAGATGAAGCGCAAGCTGGAAAAATCAAAGAAGGTATGAATATGAACATCGTGATTGGTGCTTTACAAAATAAAACATTCCCTGGAAAAGTAACCATGATTGCTCCAAAAGGAAAAGATGAAAACGGAACCATCAAATTCCCAATAGAAGGAGATGTTTTTAACCCTACCAATGAATACATCAGAGCTGGTTTTTCTGCCAATGGCGAAATCGTTCTCAGTTCACAGAAAAACGCTTTACTTCTAGACGAAAGTCTTATTCAATACGAAAAACAAAATGGCAAAGATGTTCCTTTTGTAGAAGTAAAACAGAAAGACGGAAAATTCAAAAAGACCTTTATAAAACTTGGTGCATCTGATGGAATTAATGTACAAATTCTTTCTGGAATCACTGAAAATTCTGAAGTAAAAGTTTGGAACCCATCTGATAAAGATAAAGAAGAACTCAAAGAAAAGAAAAAATAAAAACCGCTTAATTATACAAATGAAAAATGAAAAACTTCTAGAAATTCTAGAAGTTTTTTTATTTCTTTCTCGTAAGAAGAACGATATTTAAGAATAATAGCAATAGTGTAAGCGAAACAAAAATACTTTGATTTACATTTTCTAGTTTATTCTTTTCTATTACTCTTTCTGCGATGTCTGACAATTTTTGACTTTGATTTAAAAATGTTCTTACCTCTATTTTTTGATCTTCTTCTTTGTTCTGAACGCTATGTTGAGAAAAATAAACCAATTGGTTCTTTATGTTGTATGCAGTAATCCAAAATTCATTAGAATTACTCATTACAAAATAGTCTATTTGATAGTGATTGGTTCTTACTTTACCTAAATGCTTAGTAAGAAATTTATTTTGGTCTTTGTCGATAACTTTTATGGCATAAATATCCAATGGCTGATTAACCCTGTTAATGACCTGTATAGACATGGAATTTTCTAAAAAATTACTAAAACTTTTTTGAAAAAACCAATATCCAAAGAATGCCAAACCTAATATCACAATAAAAACCCTAATATTCTTAGCCAATTTTGCTCCTGCTCCTGTTTTAAATAAACTTAAAATTAGAGCTAGAGTTAAGAGGAAAAGTAAAACAAAATTGAGACTATTCATTATAACAAAGATATTGTTTTTGATTGACTTTTGAAAAAATCAGAATCGAGCATGGGAAATTCTAAAATTCCACATTCCATTCTTTATAAAATTCATCTAGAAATTGCAGCATAAAATCATGTCTTTCTGATGCGATTTTTTTTGCCGTTTCAGTGTTCATTAAATCCTTGAGCAACAACAATTTTTCATAAAAATGATTAATAGTTGTTCCATTTGATTTTTTGTACTCTTCTTTGTTCATGCCTATATTCGGCTTGATTTCCGGATGATACATCAAATTATTCTTAAATCCCCCAAAGTTGAACGTTCGGGCAATCCCAATTGCTCCAATGGCATCTAGACGGTCTGCATCTTGCACAATTTGCAATTCTAAAGAAGGATTTTCTGGAGCTTCTGCTCTATTTTTAAAGGAAATATTTTTAATGACGAACAACACTTGCTCTATTAATTCAGCATCTACATGAATTTCTTCTAGAAAGTTTTTAGAAATTTTAAGTGCTAAAGTTTCATCACCATTATGAAATTTAGGATCTGCAATATCATGCAACAAAGCAGAAAGTTCTATTACTTCTAGATTTCCACCTTCTTTTTCGGCAATTTTTTTAGAGAGTTTCCACACGCGTTCTATATGAAACCAATCGTGTCCCGCTTCTGCGCCTTCTAGTTTTTCTTTAACAGAATTTATGGTAAGCGTAATGTGATTTTTCATGTCCCAAAACTACGAAAACCAATCGAAAACAATGCTCCAAAGTTTACTGTGTTTTGCTCTAAAAAAATTAATATGTCCTATTTCTTCACCATTGCTTTCGTGAGGATGCACGGTTCTGTAAATAGGTTTCATATTGACATACGTTTCGTTCATGAGTAGTTTCATTCCCGTTTCTGTAATCCAATCATCATCTTGCATATTGAGATATAAGACTTCTTGATGTAAATTTTTAGAGAAATCCTCCGTTTTTTCGAGTAATCGATTTAC contains the following coding sequences:
- a CDS encoding ABC transporter permease is translated as MNIIFKKDTWQEIYYSLKNNKLRTFLTMIGVGWGMFLFVSLLGAAKGMENGFDKLFSGFATNSIFMWAQNTTIPYNGFPKGRQLSLHLPDMDLLEKKIPQIDYISPQNSRGNFGNPGEQMNRNGKSTTYTLTGDYPAGNKISEKKLIFGRYLNDADVTASKNVVVIGEEIYKNFFDAKKNENPIGKSINIKGIFFNVIGVYKVAKAGGPMDNDTTAYIPLSTYTKMYNDGDKVGFFAIVSKPEANLETVEEQAKLELKKKNNVSPEDTNAFGSFNLGKMFGKMYGFLTGMQLLTIIVGALTILAGVIAISNILLITVKERTKEIGIRRALGAKPSEVRNQILLESVVITLTSGLLGFIFGIFLLMIINAMTQNQDAFPFYNPTVNYSHVFAAMAVMTILGLLIGMIPAQRAVKIRPIEALRSE
- a CDS encoding efflux RND transporter periplasmic adaptor subunit, with the protein product MKNLTFKKVVYILLGLLFAAGLLMGISYLIKSNSKESEAFLTRKPFVQNLDDKVMATGKIVPREEVEIKPNMSGIIDKILVKEGDHVTAGELIATLKIVPSVPQVNAAQQEVQNANLQINNAKINLANQQQQFAMQQRLYNQGVISKQEFLTAQQQLQSMQNQLKNTQQQLQTAQKNLQIARTGVAEGLQSLATTQIRSKATGTVLEVPVKIGYQVIEANQFNAGTTICSVADLNSLIFEGKIDEAQAGKIKEGMNMNIVIGALQNKTFPGKVTMIAPKGKDENGTIKFPIEGDVFNPTNEYIRAGFSANGEIVLSSQKNALLLDESLIQYEKQNGKDVPFVEVKQKDGKFKKTFIKLGASDGINVQILSGITENSEVKVWNPSDKDKEELKEKKK
- a CDS encoding ribonucleotide-diphosphate reductase subunit beta; this translates as MGIFDKRISYKPFEYPEVLQFVDAINKSFWVHSEIDFTADVQDFHSNLQPYEQNAVKHALLAIAQIEVSVKTFWGNLYNHMPKPELNGLGATFAECEFRHSEAYSRLLEVLGYNDEFNNVIEIPAIRERIDYLNTVLANAKSTNHKEYVSSLLLFSILIENVSLFSQFATILSFTRFKGYMKNVSNIIAWTSVDEQIHANAGIYLINKIREEQPELLTDADIEDIYGLVDRSVELEAKILDWIFEAGELDMFSKEDLLNFMKYRVDDSLKKIGMKTRYNVTPEQYRPMTWFEEEVFANSLDDFFAKRPVDYTKHDKSITANDLF
- a CDS encoding HD domain-containing protein, which gives rise to MKNHITLTINSVKEKLEGAEAGHDWFHIERVWKLSKKIAEKEGGNLEVIELSALLHDIADPKFHNGDETLALKISKNFLEEIHVDAELIEQVLFVIKNISFKNRAEAPENPSLELQIVQDADRLDAIGAIGIARTFNFGGFKNNLMYHPEIKPNIGMNKEEYKKSNGTTINHFYEKLLLLKDLMNTETAKKIASERHDFMLQFLDEFYKEWNVEF
- a CDS encoding ABC transporter ATP-binding protein is translated as MLVIKDLHKSYDIGHNKLHVLKGINLEIGEGEFVSIMGSSGSGKSTLLNIIGILDEKDSGTYELDGIPIEHLTETKAAEYRSKFLGFVFQSFNLIGYKTALENVALPLYYQNVPRKERNQRAMEYLEKVGLTQWANHLPNELSGGQKQRVAIARALITNPKVILADEPTGALDSQTTHDIMKLLQDINNEGKTIIVVTHEPDVAAQTKRNVHLKDGIIETDEYIQQVVL
- a CDS encoding helix-turn-helix transcriptional regulator, whose amino-acid sequence is MKNNIKVQRAILNITQEELAKRIGVSRQTVNALEAGKYVPSTVLALKISKYFKKNVEEIFQLEDND
- a CDS encoding ribonucleoside-diphosphate reductase subunit alpha; translation: MEEKLDIWWLNEESEQMLNRGYLLKGETVEGAIDRITTAAAKRLYKPELIPAFKEMITKGWISFSSPVWANMGTQRGLPISCFNVHVPDHIEGITHKLGEVIMQTKIGGGTSGYFGELRHRGTAVTDNGKSSGAVSFMKLFDTAMDVVSQGGVRRGAFAAYLDIDHGDIEEFLNIKEIGSPIQNLFMGVCVPDYWMQDMIDGDMEKRKVWAKVLESRQKKGLPYIFFTDNVNRNKPQVYKDSGAVINASNLCSEIMLPSTADESFICCLSSMNLELYDEWKDTNAVKLAIYFLDAVLSEFIEKTEGNYYLSSARKFALRHRALGLGVLGYHSYLQKNMIPFESMEAKMFNARAFKQIQEQSIQASKELANIYGEPEMLKGYGMRNTTTMAIAPTTSSSAILGQTSPGIEPFASNYYKAGLAKGNFMRKNKYLAKLLEEKGLDNEDVWREIMLNHGSVQHMTQLTQTEKDVFKTFKEISPMEIITQAGQRQQYIDQAQSLNLNIPASLAIKDVNNLMIEAWKLGVKTLYYQRSQSVSKELMVNFVTCSSCEA
- a CDS encoding ABC transporter permease; translated protein: MFDIDRWQEIFSSIRSNVLRTVLSGFTVALGLYIFIVLFGIGKGLQNAFQEGFTRDAQNLISIFTGKTTIAYEGLQADRQVTLNNSDYNAIVDAHPEKVQYSTPRYSTNLNVKYGKESGFYQISGANDEEVKIENRQLLNGRFISPKDIDEKQNVAVIGRMVQRDLIKNGDPVGKELEINGSVFKVIGVFADDGGDWDERMISIPISTLQQMKKGSDTVNRVFIAYDENLKPEQAIAYSDQLKKELKARKKVSPDDENAVIVRNRAESLKDSFQFLFVITMIVGFIGMGTLLAGIIGISNIMVYIVKERTQEIGVRKAIGAKPRSIITLIIQESIVITVISGLIGVALGVLTLKLIGNSLEEYFIKDPSVGWLLITVAFISLVMSGLLAGFVPAYRASKIKPIEALRAE